A single region of the Vicia villosa cultivar HV-30 ecotype Madison, WI linkage group LG4, Vvil1.0, whole genome shotgun sequence genome encodes:
- the LOC131595990 gene encoding UDP-galactose transporter 1 has translation MEEGLVCQWSVFRSLLAILQWWAFNVTVIIMNKWIFQKLDFKFPLSVSCIHFICSAIGAYVVIKVLKLKPLISVDPQDRWKRIFPMSFVFCINIVLGNVSLRYIPVSFMQTIKSFTPATTVVLQWLVWRKYFDWRIWASLIPIVGGILLTSVTELSFNMLGFCAALFGCLATSTKTILAEALLHGYKFDSINTVYYMAPFATLIMVLPAMLLEGNGILEWLSIHPYPWAAMIIIFSSGVLAFCLNFSIFYVIHSTTAVTFNVAGNLKVAVAVLVSWLIFRNPISYMNAVGCAITLVGCTFYGYVRHMLSQQPSVPGTPRTPRTPRSKMELLPLVNDKLDDKV, from the exons ATGGAAGAAGGCCTAGTTTGCCAGTGGAGCGTTTTTAGATCTCTTTTGGCAATTCTTCAATGGTGGGCTTTCAATGTCACTGTCATTATCATGAACAAGTGGATCTTTCAG AAACTAGATTTCAAGTTTCCTCTATCAGTATCCTGTATCCACTTTATCTGCTCGGCCATTGGAGCATACGTGGTAATTAAAGTGCTGAAGCTTAAACCACTCATATCCGTTGACCCTCAAGATCGCTGGAAAAGAATCTTTCCTATGTCATTTGTGTTCTGCATTAACATAGTTTTGGGAAATGTGAGCCTACGCTATATTCCCGTTTCTTTCATGCAGACAATAAAGTCATTTACTCCTGCAACAACAG TTGTCTTGCAGTGGCTAGTATGGAGGAAATATTTTGACTGGCGTATTTGGGCTTCTCTCATACCCATTGTTGGAGGGATTCTTCTGACATCTGTTACAGAGCTTAGCTTTAATATGTTAGGATTTTGTGCTGCCTTATTTGGCTGTTTGGCTACTTCTACAAAGACTATCCTTGCAGAGGCGCTGCTGCATGGTTACAAATTTGACAG CATAAACACAGTTTATTACATGGCACCTTTTGCAACCCTGATCATGGTGTTACCTGCTATGTTACTTGAAGGCAATGGAATTCTTGAGTGGCTAAGTATTCACCCATATCCTTGGGCGGCCATGATCATTATTTTCAGCTCTGGTGTTTTGGCATTCTGCCTTAACTTCTCTATATTTTATGTGATTCACTCCACTACAGCGGTAACATTTAATGTTGCTGGAAACCTTAAG GTTGCAGTTGCTGTCCTTGTTTCTTGGCTTATATTTAGGAATCCTATTTCTTATATGAATGCGGTGGGATGTGCGATAACTCTTGTTGGATGTACCTTCTATGGTTATGTTAGGCACATGCTTTCCCAACAACCATCCGTACCAGGAACTCCTCGGACACCCAGGACGCCTAGGAGTAAGATGGAGTTGCTTCCTCTTGTAAATGATAAATTAGATGACAAGGTCTAA